The DNA segment CCGAGCAGCACCTCTACCAGCAGGTCTATCTTCTTCTGCAGAGAATGCAGTCGGGGGATTGCAGTGGGTGGGAAGCCCAGTTGATGATGCGTGAAATGCAGAATCCGACCGAGGCCTTTCGGGAGATGGTCGAAGAGTATTTTCGGCCTCTTTTTGAACGAATTCAGCAGACCGCCGCGGAAATCCTCCAGGCCCCGGTCGCCCCTCATCAACTAGAGCAGATCGCCCTAAGTATTGTTGGCCAATGCTTTCATTTTCGAGTCAGCGAAAAAACGATTCAGCAGCTGATTCCGGCGCCTCGTTTGTCAGCACATTACGGGCTTGAGGATCTGGCCTGCCATGTTTCGGCGTTCACGTTGGCTTCGCTAACCAGTGCTTCTTATAACGAATGTTTGTCAAGGTTCCACGAGAGTTCTTGCCATGAGTGATTCCAACCCGAATTCTTCTGATCTCTCGGTTTCCACCGGGCCAAGCGATTCCCCCACGGCATCGCCTTATTCACCGGCACCGTCGGGGGGAGGGCAGCCACGTCGGTCAGGGATCGGCATGTCTCTGCTCTGGAACTTCGTTATTCCTTGTTTGATCCTGGCGGGCGCGTTTGGGATTTTCGTATGGTTTGGCGTATCGGCTGCGGAAGAGCGCCCCCCCGCCGATCAAAGTCTTGCGGGGCGGATGCAGCGGTTGCCGACGGCGGATGTTCAGCAGGTCCGCGGTCTCGCCGAGATTGGAAACCAGCTGAATCTGGAAGTCGACGGAGTGGTGGTGCCGTTTCGTGAGGTTCAGATCGCAACCGAAGTCGCCGGACGGGTGATCTCCAAAAGCCCTGCATGCGAAGCGGGAAATTATGTCACCGAAGGGCAATTGCTTTGTCAGATCGATCCTCAAGATTACGAATTAGAAGTCGATCGCTTGGTCCAGGCGGTTTCGCAAGCAAAGCAGACGATCGAAGAACTGGAACAAGAAAAGACCAATAGCCAGCGTTTGGTGGAGATCGCCGAGAGCGACATCGCGCTGCGGACTCGGGAGGTCAACCGGCTAGAGTCTTTACGGGCTGGTTTTTCGAGTGAATCGGAACGAGATTTTGCTCAGCAAGCGTTGTTGCAGTCCAGACAGGTGATGACCACTGCGAAAAATCAGCTTGAATTATTAACCAAACGTCGCGCGGGTCTGGAAGCATCGCTGGCAATTGCCGAGGTTCAGCTAAGAGTGGCTAGGTTGAATTTGGAGCGAACGCAAATTCGTGCCAAGGTAAGTGGAGTGATTGTCCGTGAAGACGCTGAACTGAATTCGTTTGTCCAGCGCGGCAGCACTATCCTGACGATCGAAGACACGTCCAAGGCGGAGGTTGCCGTCAACCTTCGGATGGATCATTTATTCTGGGTGCTCAATCAAGATCGAGGCAACCAGGTCAATAGCGAAGACGCACTTAGCCTGCCAGATCAACACGGGTACCGGCTGCCGCAGACGGCTGCGACGATCGAATATGAGGTCACTGGCCGCGATGATTCGGTTTACAAGTGGAGTGGCCAATTGATGCGATACGACGGGATTGGCTTGGATCAGCAGACCCGCACCGCACCGGTCCGGATTGTGGTCGATAACCCCCGGCGCTTCGAAAAACCGGATGGCTCGGAATCGCTTGCCTCGGGGCCAACGGCGTTGTTAAGGGGAATGTTTGTCAAAGTCGTGCTGCACATCAAACCGCAGCGTGAACTGGTTTTGTTGCCAGCGCTTGCGATGCAGCCGGGCAGTCGAATCTGGCAATTCACGCCCGACCCGAGCGTCTTGGATGTTAAGAAGGAACCTGCTGGCACGGATGCAAAACCGGCCGACGCAGCAGGAACCGCTGACGAAGGTTCAGGTCCCGCCGAAACCTTGGCGGACGAGCCAGCGGACGGGGAAGAAGACGAAGCCGAAAAGACCGCTCCGTTTGTTATGGAGGACTGGGTTGCCGGTCGAGTCTTGGTGATCGATCGAGTTCGAGCGATTGAATCGACCAGCCTGCAGCTTGGCAATCTGGGCGATGGGAAGGTTAAGGAGGGTGTCGCTGGCGAATCGAGTGCGACGAAGTTCTGGATATGTGAAGTGGCTGGCGGGGCCTTGAAACCAGGGGACTATGTAGTGACTTCACCACTGACGGCGGTTTCGCTTGATACGCCTCTGTCGGTTCGCGTGCCGCGTGCCCAAACCGCGCCAGGTCAACTTCCCGTTGCCTCCATCCCATAAGACCTGTTGGGGGCGGGCCCTTGCTGAAATGCCTGTCGTTATTGCCATCCTCTCTGTTACAGCCATCATCTAGCGAACACTGACATGAAGCGAATTGTTGCCTGGGCCATCGCCAGTTCACCTGGGATGAATGTGATCATGGTCGCTGCCATGCTGGTGGGGGCTGTCTGCCTGTACCAAATGCGCCGGGAAGTTTTTCCCGAATTCGAGTTGGAAGTGGTGATGGTCACCGTTCCGTATCCTGGTGCAACGCCCGATGACGTGGAGGAAGGGATCTGCCAGAAGATCGAGGAATCGGTACGCTCCCTTGAGGGGATCAAGCAAGTGACTTCGATCGCCCAAGAAGGGGCGGGATATGTGTTGATCGAACTGCGTAGTGATATTGAGGACGTTCAGAAAACGCTTTCCGAAATCGACCGCGAAGTCAAACGTATTTCGACATTCCCGGACCTTGCCGAAGACGTGCAAGTGCAGCAGATCACTTTTCGCGATGCCGCCATACGGGTCGGCGTGGTTGGTCCAGAATCGACCGACCCGCGAGCCGAGTGGCAGCTCCGGCAGGTCGCTGAGGAAGTCCGTGACGATATTTTGCAGCTGAAAACCGTTTCCGCTGCAGAGGTCGCAGGGGGACGCTCGTTTCAGATCGATGTCGAAATCGATGAGGCAACCTTGCGGCAATACGGTCTTTCACTAGAAGACGTTGCCGGTCGGATCCGAGCTCGCAACCTGGAACTTCCCGGGGGCCAATTAAAAGCGGAAGGCCAAGAGGTTTTGTTTCGAGCAAAAAACAAAGGCCGCGTTGGGGATGAGATACGGCGTCTACCGCTGATCACTCAGCAAAGCGGCGTGGTCCTCACGGTCGATGATCTGGGATCCGTCAGCGATGAATTCGATGATTCGGCAAACATTAGTGAGATCAACGGCATCCCGGCGATGGTTGTCAATGTAAACCGGACCAAAAGCGAAGACTTGCTGGCGATGGTCGATGATGTAAAGGCGTATTTGGCGGTGAAGGAGTTGCCTCCGGGGTACCGTTTTCTTCCTTGGGGAGATACCAGCGTCGACGTCCGTGACCGTTTGGATCTATTGCTTCGCAACGGCACCCAAGGTTTGATTCTGGTCTTCCTTGTGCTGGCTTTGTTTCTTGAATTGCGGCTGGCTGTGTGGGTCGCGATGGGGATTCCCATTTCGATTTTGGGAGCCGGGATTGCACTTGCTTGGGGCGACCAAACCCTGAACATGCTTAGCCTGTTTTCTTTTCTGGTGGCCCTTGGAATCGTTGTGGATGATGCGATTGTCGTAGGGGAGAATATCTATTCGCATCGCCAGCAGGGCAAGAACTTTCTGCAGGCGGCAATTGACGGTGCGAGCGAGGTGGCCCCCAGCGTGTGCGCCTCGGTGGTGACAACCGTTATCGCGTTTGGCCCGATGTTTTTTGTCTCGGGGGTGATGGGCAAGTTCATGGCGGTGATCCCGTTTGCGGTGGTTGCCATGTTAGCGATTTCGCTGTTGGAAAGCATCTTCATTCTGCCCTGCCACCTGGCACATCGGCATGATGGAGTGTTTAAGTTTTTGTCCATCGTCCTGTACCCACTGCGACCGCTTGGGATTTTGTTGAACTGGATGAATAAGCGTTCCAGCCTAGCGATGGAATGGGTTGCAAATCGAATCTACCTGCCGGTCCTTAAATTCAGCCTTGCTCGTCCGCTGGTCCCGCTTGCGATAACCCTGTCGTTATTTTTAATCACTATTGGAATGGTCCGTGGGGGTGTCGTTCCGCGGATCCTGTTTCCAAAATCGGACAACAATCTGATGCAGGCAACGGTGACGTTTCCCGATGGAACCCCGCAATCGGTAACCGATGTGGCCACTCGCGTAATGGAGCAGGCGGTTCGGGATGTCAGTGCAGAAATCGCAGCCGAGCGAGCGGCGGCCGAACAGGTTTCGATCGCCGATATTTATGGGCAACAAGAAGCGGGCGTGATTGGACCGGTCAAATTGACGTATCGCCAGGTGGGGGCGATCACCAATACACAGGGACCGATGGGAAACAGCACCGGCGGCGGAAGCCATGTCGGTCAAATATTCGTCGAACTGTTTGATACGACAACTCGAACGACTCATAGTGACGAAATTATGGCCCGCTGGCGAATCAAAGCAGGTGAATTCGCCGGAGTTGAGAAACTGACCTACGGATCCGTCGGAGTGGGGCCGGGAGGGAAAGCGATCGAATTCAAATTGTTGGCTCCGGCAAGTGCGACCGACCAGTTGGAAGCGGCGACCGAAGCTACCAAAGATCGCCTCGCCAAGTTTCAAGGTTTGTACGACATCGGCGATGATAACACTCCAGGGAAATGGGAATTCCAGCTGCGTGTGAAGGATGAAGCTCAAGCGACCGGAGTTACCGAGCAGGATCTCGGGCGAACGATTCGGAACGCCTATTACGGTGCCGAGGTCATGCGTCTGCAACGTGGGCGGCACGAAGTCAAATTGATGGTCCGCTATCCCGAAGACGAACGGAGCAGTCTTGCGGATTATCAAGAAGTTCGCGTGCGGACGATGGATGGACTGGAACGCCCGATCACCGAATTGGCTCAGGTCGATGTGGTTCGTGGGTATTCGGAAATCAACCGCGTCGATCAGCAGCGATCGATTACGATCTCCGCCGACCTTGATGAAACGAAAACCGAGCCCGATAAAGTTATCAATGAATTGAAGGATAACTTCATCCCTGAATTACAGAAAAAGTACCCTGGGATTTCGGTTCGATGGGAAGGGCAGCGTGAACAAAGCGTTGAATCGGTAGGGAGTTTGATGCGAGGATTTGCGGTCGCGATTACCGCCATGTTCGTCTTGTTGGTGCTGCAGTTCCGCAGTTATGTGCAGCCACTTTTGATTCTGGCGATCATCCCCTTTGGAATGATCGGGGCTGTCTGGGGCCATGCATTGTTGGGGTTGCCGCTGACCCTTTTCAGTATGTTCGGTTTGGTTGCATTGGCCGGAGTGGTCGTCAATGACAGTATCGTTCTGATCGACTTTATCAATCATCGAGTCCGAGATGGGATGCCGATTCGACAAGCGCTCTTAGAGGCGGGGGTTCGCCGCTTTCGTCCTGTGATGCTGACCAGCATGACAACCATCGCCGGGCTGCTGCCATTGTTGACCGAGAAGTCTTTTCAGGCTCAGTTGTTGATCCCGATGGCCGTCAGTTTGGCTTTTGGGTTGATGCTGGCGACTACCTTGGTGCTGCTGTTGATTCCGATCTTGTACATGATCTATCTGAACACGATCGAAGCTTTAGGGTTCAGCGCCATCGACGAAGAGCTGGTAGGCCAGCAGGTCGAAATCTAGAAGCAGGCGTCCAACTGGTTGATGTTTCTTAGCGGAACGGCGCGAGCCGTCCGGCAATCGTATGGAAAGCAGAATGAATTTTTCGGTCGGATTGCAGTGGTATGGCAAGCGACCAGAATCCCAACCCGCTGCGTAAGCGAGGGATAGCGTTCCCGGTCCCTCGCTTATGCAGCGGGTTAGGATCTCGGCTGCCTGCGACCTTACTTAACGCAGCGTCTCTTCGCAACGCTGTGATGTGCGAGCCTCGGGACTCATGCGATTTATAAATGAAGAAAGTCTGGCTCCCCTCGCCCCTAAGCGAGCTCTTTGGGGCGGAAGAAATCTCTGCTAGCTCATTGCGTGATCTCTGCCTCTTTTTTGATTTAGTGAAGCTTGCTTGGGGGAGAGGGGCTGGGGGAGAGGGGGAGATTTCCAGGCGGCGATTTTGCAGCGAAGACGCGGTGAATGCCTCGGATTTCATGCGATTATGCCACGCCTTGCCCAACGCTGTCGGCCCCTCTCCCCCAAAACAAGCTTTTGAATCGTACTTAATTGAATTAGCTGGCGAACCGTTGATCCAGTATCAAACGTGTTTTAAGCGAGCTTGTTTTGAGGGCGAGGGGAGCCAGACTTTTCTTCACTTATTCTTTTCACGCCTCGGAGAGGCTCGCCTACGCGGGAGCCTGTCCGATTCGTTCTGGCGATCTCATTCCCTCATTCCAAATCTTGGCTTCGGCTTAGCCAAGCTTTGCTAGGACTGCTTCACCCATTGCTTGGGTTCCGATCGACGGAGCACCGCTCGCGATGTCGGCGGTCCGCAGGCCGTCGGCTAGGACGCTGCGAACGGCTGCTTCGATGGCGGCGGCTTCTTCTTCTAGGTTCAACGAATGTCGCAGCAGCATCGCGGCGGCCAGGATGG comes from the Roseimaritima multifibrata genome and includes:
- a CDS encoding efflux RND transporter permease subunit, which codes for MKRIVAWAIASSPGMNVIMVAAMLVGAVCLYQMRREVFPEFELEVVMVTVPYPGATPDDVEEGICQKIEESVRSLEGIKQVTSIAQEGAGYVLIELRSDIEDVQKTLSEIDREVKRISTFPDLAEDVQVQQITFRDAAIRVGVVGPESTDPRAEWQLRQVAEEVRDDILQLKTVSAAEVAGGRSFQIDVEIDEATLRQYGLSLEDVAGRIRARNLELPGGQLKAEGQEVLFRAKNKGRVGDEIRRLPLITQQSGVVLTVDDLGSVSDEFDDSANISEINGIPAMVVNVNRTKSEDLLAMVDDVKAYLAVKELPPGYRFLPWGDTSVDVRDRLDLLLRNGTQGLILVFLVLALFLELRLAVWVAMGIPISILGAGIALAWGDQTLNMLSLFSFLVALGIVVDDAIVVGENIYSHRQQGKNFLQAAIDGASEVAPSVCASVVTTVIAFGPMFFVSGVMGKFMAVIPFAVVAMLAISLLESIFILPCHLAHRHDGVFKFLSIVLYPLRPLGILLNWMNKRSSLAMEWVANRIYLPVLKFSLARPLVPLAITLSLFLITIGMVRGGVVPRILFPKSDNNLMQATVTFPDGTPQSVTDVATRVMEQAVRDVSAEIAAERAAAEQVSIADIYGQQEAGVIGPVKLTYRQVGAITNTQGPMGNSTGGGSHVGQIFVELFDTTTRTTHSDEIMARWRIKAGEFAGVEKLTYGSVGVGPGGKAIEFKLLAPASATDQLEAATEATKDRLAKFQGLYDIGDDNTPGKWEFQLRVKDEAQATGVTEQDLGRTIRNAYYGAEVMRLQRGRHEVKLMVRYPEDERSSLADYQEVRVRTMDGLERPITELAQVDVVRGYSEINRVDQQRSITISADLDETKTEPDKVINELKDNFIPELQKKYPGISVRWEGQREQSVESVGSLMRGFAVAITAMFVLLVLQFRSYVQPLLILAIIPFGMIGAVWGHALLGLPLTLFSMFGLVALAGVVVNDSIVLIDFINHRVRDGMPIRQALLEAGVRRFRPVMLTSMTTIAGLLPLLTEKSFQAQLLIPMAVSLAFGLMLATTLVLLLIPILYMIYLNTIEALGFSAIDEELVGQQVEI
- a CDS encoding efflux RND transporter periplasmic adaptor subunit, producing MSDSNPNSSDLSVSTGPSDSPTASPYSPAPSGGGQPRRSGIGMSLLWNFVIPCLILAGAFGIFVWFGVSAAEERPPADQSLAGRMQRLPTADVQQVRGLAEIGNQLNLEVDGVVVPFREVQIATEVAGRVISKSPACEAGNYVTEGQLLCQIDPQDYELEVDRLVQAVSQAKQTIEELEQEKTNSQRLVEIAESDIALRTREVNRLESLRAGFSSESERDFAQQALLQSRQVMTTAKNQLELLTKRRAGLEASLAIAEVQLRVARLNLERTQIRAKVSGVIVREDAELNSFVQRGSTILTIEDTSKAEVAVNLRMDHLFWVLNQDRGNQVNSEDALSLPDQHGYRLPQTAATIEYEVTGRDDSVYKWSGQLMRYDGIGLDQQTRTAPVRIVVDNPRRFEKPDGSESLASGPTALLRGMFVKVVLHIKPQRELVLLPALAMQPGSRIWQFTPDPSVLDVKKEPAGTDAKPADAAGTADEGSGPAETLADEPADGEEDEAEKTAPFVMEDWVAGRVLVIDRVRAIESTSLQLGNLGDGKVKEGVAGESSATKFWICEVAGGALKPGDYVVTSPLTAVSLDTPLSVRVPRAQTAPGQLPVASIP
- a CDS encoding CerR family C-terminal domain-containing protein, with the translated sequence MAQPVPEDDTRRRILDAAGPIFAQMGFSKATVRDICSAAKVNVASVGYHFGDKMGLYLSLVRQIRKAREAAFPMPELEGTAEQHLYQQVYLLLQRMQSGDCSGWEAQLMMREMQNPTEAFREMVEEYFRPLFERIQQTAAEILQAPVAPHQLEQIALSIVGQCFHFRVSEKTIQQLIPAPRLSAHYGLEDLACHVSAFTLASLTSASYNECLSRFHESSCHE